In one Magallana gigas chromosome 7, xbMagGiga1.1, whole genome shotgun sequence genomic region, the following are encoded:
- the LOC105325569 gene encoding Fanconi anemia core complex-associated protein 24: MECIDHDDELDLSSLVDKTRNINVPIGHIIAAQRWKNSELHHTLQSNVQVLFEENLGVVDFFPSSKIGVIFIREPELVSFSGQKKKLAKLRKANRVQAIVLAEKTPTSSQYYPEVQKFCIMDLGFNIIPVPGQNEAASLLAQMVVSESHMNANPFLKKRTYRVDEALLTTIRSIPGLGGVKARTLLEHFGSIENICRASNQELSMVIGKAGAVNVLKFF; encoded by the exons ATGGAATGTATAGATCACGATGATGAATTAGATTTATCCTCTCTTGTTGATAAAACACGGAACATAAATGTACCCATTGGACACATCATTGCAGCCCAGAGGTGGAAAAATTCAGAACTACATCACACTTTACAAA GTAATGTTCAAGTGCTGTTTGAGGAGAACCTTGGAGTTGTTGACTTTTTCCCGTCCAGTAAGATTGGTGTCATCTTCATAAGAGAGCCAGAGCTAGTTTCATTCTCAGGTCAAAAGAAAAAACTTGCTAAACTCAGAAAG GCAAACAGAGTTCAGGCCATTGTGCTGGCGGAGAAGACACCAACCAGTAGCCAGTACTACCCTGAGGTTCAGAAGTTCTGTATCATGGATCTGGGCTTTAACATTATACCTGTCCCTGGTCAAAACGAGGCAGCCTCACTACTGGCACAAATG GTTGTAAGTGAAAGTCACATGAATGCCAACCCCTTTTTAAAGAAGAGAACCTATCGTGTTGATGAAGCATTGTTAACCACCATAAGGTCTATTCCAGGGCTTGGGGGTGTGAAAGCTCGAACTTTGCTGGAACACTTTGGAA GCATTGAGAATATTTGCAGAGCTTCAAACCAG gAACTTTCCATGGTTATTGGTAAAGCTGGAGCTGTGAATGtgctgaaatttttttga
- the LOC105325570 gene encoding uncharacterized protein, whose translation MTSVKLEGKFTTLAQVEGLPDVFTSTNFTLLKSRWVSDDEVSVCQWCKNKFNQLRRKHHCRQCGNVFCSKCCNEKMPLPQLGLEDPERVCEYCRPVTEFITKSWSPHQNFKSEAAVNLVNQCGEISGLCKVVELGGVQTLISLAKNESPVIQGKVISGLQILSTHQPLHRYLAEAGAIKAICSILTKANMSYEQTLVEGISTLKIFCRLPELKSKALEDGALEPVLRLSCTSHCNAVSLVAVSTLSLIAEEMSTHTKILESPLSVLTSVCSLASSEDEQMQEVSLKTLCFLSLGSNWQKHRIIQEDFTAGRSLQRAIRGSPRNQQVLCNAACLIANLATSNEDQGGLQDLLDGLGEVLRKDNNNLDLHCHVARGLANFARFQQNASKIKSLLPLVIFKCLKSNSSHVKMHAMRAIFNLMSINPSDTCSELLRDGAGELLEGLSRLKGLTTAIQDALLAQAPDLVKPM comes from the exons ATGACATCAGTTAAGCTTGAGGGAAAATTCACCACCCTTGCACAGGTTGAAGGACTGCCAGATGTTTTCACATCGACAAATTTTACTCTCCTGAAATCAAG GTGGGTCTCCGATGATGAAGTGTCAGTTTGTCAGtggtgtaaaaataaattcaatcaacTCAGAAGGAAACATCACTGCAGACAGTGTGGTAATGTGTTCTGTAGCAAGTGCTGCAATGAAAAG ATGCCCCTTCCACAGCTTGGTTTAGAGGACCCAGAGAGGGTGTGTGAATATTGTCGTCCAGTAACAGAGTTCATTacaaaatcatggtcccctcaTCAG AATTTCAAATCAGAGGCTGCAGTCAATCTTGTGAATCAGTGTGGAGAAATCTCAGGACTCTGCAAG GTTGTTGAGCTTGGTGGAGTTCAAACATTGATATCTCTGGCAAAGAATGAGAGCCCTGTGATTCAG GGTAAGGTGATTTCTGGCCTGCAGATTCTGTCCACACATCAACCGCTGCACCGCTACCTGGCAGAGGCAGGCGCCATCAAGGCCATCTGTAG CATCTTGACCAAGGCAAATATGTCCTATGAACAAACACTGGTGGAAGGCATAAgcactttgaaaatattttgtcgaCTCCCAGAATTAAAGAGTAAAG CTTTGGAGGATGGTGCTCTCGAACCTGTTTTGCGGTTGAGCTGTACATCCCATTGTAATGCAGTGTCTCTCGTAGCAGTGAGTACGCTCAGCCTGATTGCCGAGGAGATGAGTACTCACACCAAGATCCTAGAGAGTCCACTCAGTGTCCTAACCTCGGTCTGCTCACTGGCAAGCTCAGAGGACGAGCAG atgcaAGAAGTCTCCTTAAAAACCCTGTGTTTCCTGTCTCTGGGCTCAAACTGGCAGAAGCACAGGATTATACAG GAAGATTTCACGGCTGGTCGATCACTTCAGAGAGCCATCAGAGGAAGCCCTCGTAACCAGCAGGTGCTCTGTAATGCAGCCTGTCTCATCGCTAACCTGGCAACCAGCAACGAGGACCAG GGAGGACTGCAGGACTTGTTGGATGGGCTGGGGGAGGTGCTGAGGAAGGACAACAACAACCTTGACCTTCACTGTCATGTCGCCAGAGGTCTGGCCAACTTTGCCAGATTCCAACAAAATGCCAGCAAAATA AAAAGCCTGTTGCCGTTGGTGATATTCAAATGTCTTAAATCAAACAGCAGCCATGTCAAGATGCATGCAATGAGAGCCATCTTTAACTTGATGTCTATCAATCCGTCGGATACATGCAGCGAACTACTCAG AGATGGGGCGGGGGAACTGCTGGAGGGACTGTCCCGACTGAAGGGGCTGACCACTGCCATACAGGATGCTCTACTGGCCCAAGCGCCAGACCTAGTCAAGCCAATGTAA
- the LOC136269983 gene encoding puff II/9-2 protein-like, producing the protein MMSRKKSRGVLCFRGGQDEGDVRGWDSVDGEKARKETELFKLMMEDFEKKLGRLMMSSERERQLMDLVKDNSADLQRENMVLKEENKRLDTLNREAEKQLIMAEGNYKNLSVQYNTSKEILRAVNDRITDMKVVIEKHKEEKADLQSELKTQKDKINNLKSQLMAMDDGKTKCEKQQEELTKEKQQLQLLLIKRDELNQNRLRMAWLRFHEIKEERDSLLASVSKKSPPSRTPQIMAAPPEINEGYPTTDTLPEHLIFETRIMKLEMTLFRRNKLIEILTDRLRALSPDFSLTSDPEVAAYVDDDLEREIGLQLSDVVSQESSEAQLTSNSFFSI; encoded by the coding sequence ATGATGTCTCGAAAAAAGTCAAGAGGGGTTCTTTGCTTTCGGGGTGGACAAGATGAAGGGGACGTGCGGGGATGGGATTCTGTCGACGGTGAGAAAGCACGAAAAGAAACGGAACTCTTTAAGTTGATGATGgaggattttgaaaaaaagctaGGCCGCCTGATGATGTCAAGTGAAAGAGAACGCCAGTTAATGGATCTGGTAAAAGACAACAGTGCAGACCTTCAGAGAGAGAACATGGTCTTAAAAGAGGAAAACAAAAGGCTGGATACTTTGAACCGCGAGGCGGAAAAACAACTGATCATGGCTGAGGGAAACTACAAGAACCTCTCTGTCCAGTACAACACTTCCAAAGAAATACTGCGAGCTGTAAATGACAGGATAACGGACATGAAGGTGGTTATAGAGAAACATAAAGAAGAAAAGGCGGACCTTCAGAGTGAGCTAAAAACACAGAAAGACAAAATTAACAACTTAAAGTCACAATTAATGGCAATGGATGATGGTAAAACCAAGTGTGAAAAGCAGCAAGAGGAGCTCACCAAGGAAAAGCAACAATTGCAGCTCCTGTTGATCAAGAGGGATGAACTGAACCAAAACAGATTACGAATGGCCTGGTTACGTTTTCATGAAATAAAAGAGGAAAGAGACAGTCTGCTTGCTAGTGTCTCAAAGAAATCTCCCCCATCACGCACGCCACAGATTATGGCGGCCCCACCAGAGATCAACGAAGGTTACCCTACAACTGACACGCTACCAGAGCACCTGATATTTGAAACAAGAATAATGAAGTTAGAAATGACTTTGTTTCGTCGCAATAAATTGATTGAAATTCTAACAGACAGACTAAGGGCATTATCACCTGACTTTTCCTTGACCTCTGACCCGGAAGTCGCTGCTTACGTTGATGATGACTTGGAGCGGGAGATTGGCCTACAATTGTCGGATGTGGTGTCACAAGAAAGCTCAGAGGCACAGTTAacttcaaattcatttttcagTATCTGA
- the LOC105325571 gene encoding chondroitin sulfate N-acetylgalactosaminyltransferase 1 produces MGKPVPRVLVLLFLLSVLTMVFITKWGLVMDNISTTVPQQTRHTRELFQAAIEESEKRHQTRIEELQKKIEELQELLNSQRVQRENLTNSSESKGSEIQKYLNDKVHVSEILHGVEMKNEYELTAFNRFTLYKVYPVNPGLGKRVVEKPIGARRRDLNDVITYSVNILNEQRKNASKYFTVSDFIEGIYRTEPSSGTHYELYFRNLNAKESGRYSKVVILKPFGPLIPAINTTVRTKETWINIILPLKGRLDSFEVFMRNFADVCIMIDKRIYLSIVYFGLEGLDEVKNITKTIIHTHGYRYIRVINVNEEFNRGRGLQIGMEYWKGKDTLVFMCDVDVIFNSEFLERCRLNAEKQKKVYYPILFSLFNPKLVYSMENRTIPSIKRQLVISKKTGFWRDFGYGMTCQYLSDFKAVKGFREGIVGWGGEDVFLYKKYVRSNMTVVRATDPGIFHLWHDKECPINLSPDQYRGCIRSKSLSEASHAQLGILAFKDQIDILKLQTKK; encoded by the coding sequence ATGGGGAAGCCTGTGCCGCGCGTTCTGGTTCTGTTGTTCCTGCTCTCCGTACTGACCATGGTGTTCATCACAAAGTGGGGCCTGGTGATGGACAACATCTCAACCACCGTCCCCCAGCAAACTCGACACACTCGAGAGTTATTCCAGGCGGCCATCGAAGAATCCGAGAAAAGGCACCAGACCAGGATAGAAgagttgcagaaaaaaattgagGAACTACAGGAGCTCTTGAATTCTCAGAGAGTACAACGAGAAAACCTTACAAACTCGTCAGAGAGTAAAGGCAGTGAAATTCAGAAATACCTCAATGATAAAGTTCATGTTTCTGAAATTTTACATGGGGTGGAGATGAAAAATGAGTATGAACTTACTGCATTTAACAGATTCACTCTGTACAAGGTGTACCCTGTTAATCCTGGACTAGGAAAAAGAGTGGTGGAGAAACCAATCGGGGCGAGGCGCAGAGACCTGAATGATGTCATCACATACAGTGTCAATATTCTCAATGAACAAAGGAAAAATGCATCTAAGTATTTCACTGTGAGTGATTTCATAGAAGGCATTTACAGAACAGAACCATCCTCAGGGACTCACTATGAACTTTATTTCAGAAATCTCAATGCAAAGGAATCGGGGAGATACTCCAAGGTGGTCATCCTCAAACCTTTCGGTCCACTTATACCTGCCATCAACACGACAGTTAGGACTAAAGAGACCTGGATAAATATCATACTGCCATTAAAAGGAAGATTAGATTCTTTTGAAGTATTTATGAGGAACTTTGCAGATGTTTGTATCATGATAGACAAACGAATTTACTTAAGCATTGTTTATTTTGGTCTAGAAGGGTTGGATGAGgtcaaaaatataacaaaaaccaTCATTCATACACATGGGTATAGATATATCAGGGTCATTAATGTGAACGAGGAGTTTAACAGAGGGCGCGGCCTTCAGATCGGGATGGAGTATTGGAAGGGCAAGGACACTTTAGTCTTCATGTGTGATGTGGACGTAATATTTAACTCAGAATTCCTGGAGAGGTGTCGTCTCAATgctgaaaaacagaaaaaagtgtACTACCCAATATTGTTCAGTTTGTTTAATCCCAAACTGGTATATTCCATGGAAAATAGGACCATCCCATCCATCAAGAGGCAGCTAGTGATTTCTAAGAAAACAGGATTCTGGAGAGATTTTGGATACGGAATGACATGTCAGTACCTCTCAGACTTTAAAGCTGTGAAGGGGTTCAGGGAGGGAATAGTTGGGTGGGGTGGGGAGGATGTGTTTCTGTATAAGAAGTACGTCCGTAGCAATATGACTGTGGTTCGGGCCACTGACCCAGGGATCTTCCACCTGTGGCACGACAAGGAGTGCCCCATCAATCTGTCACCGGACCAGTACCGCGGCTGTATACGCTCCAAATCTCTCAGTGAGGCCTCACATGCACAGCTGGGCATTCTTGCCTTCAAAGACCAAATAGACATCCTAAAACTCCAAACAAAGAAATAG